In Leucobacter denitrificans, the genomic window TAGGGGTGAAGATGCCGGTCGGCTGTGCGTAGCCCCAGAGCATTACGCCCAGCGATCCACCGATTCCGGCGAATACATACAGCACGAGATAACGCACTTTGCCCATGATGGACTCGAGGTGGCGCCCGAAAATGTAGAGCGCGAGCATGTTGAAGAGAATGTGGGGGATGAACGTCACCGAGTGTGTGAACATCACGGTGAGCATGCGCCACGGTTCAAAGGTTGTGCGAAGCAGTACGCCGTCTGGATAACCGGCCAGCACACCAGCATCTACTTCATGCACGCCCCCAGGGAGTGAGTAGGCAGGGATGTACCAAAGCGCGCCCGTCACCCCATTCGAAGCAAAGTGATAGCTCAACAACTGCAGCACAAACACGACGGCGTTCAGTGCAATGATGCCGAGAGTGACCGGAGAGTCGAGAGCCGCAAACTTTCGCGCCTGCACCTTTGCAGAACGAGCGAAACGCGTGGGAGCCGCGCCCTGGGCCTTTGCCGACTGTTTCACGCACTCAGGGCACAGCAGCCCGACGGGCGAAACGACCTGGCATTCTGCACAGATCGTTCGCCCGCACCGCTGACACAGCGTGAAACTCTGCCGGTCGGGATGCCGATAACAAATGTCGGTCTCGCCGAACTCCGCTTTTTCCCCGTAGCTCGGGCCGACAGATGCCACGTTTAGACCGCGACGATATCGACGCCGCTCATCACGACATCTTCAACCGGGCGATCCATTGCACCGGTCTGCACTGCCGAAATGGCGTCAACAACAGTCTTTGACTCGTTGTCAGCGACCTCACCAAAGATGGTGTGCTTGCCGTTCAGCCAGTCAGGCGCAATAGTCGTGATGAAGAACTGCGAACCGTTCGTACCTGCAAGGCGCCCGGTCATGTCTGGGCGCTTGCCCGCGTTGGCCATAGCGAGCTGGTAGGGCTTGTCGAACACGAGTTCTGGGTGGATCTCGTCATCGAAGTTGTAGCCCGGGCCGCCGGTGCCAGTGCCGGTGGGGTCGCCGCCCTGAATCATGAAGTTTGGAATGATGCGGTGGAAAATCACACCGTCGTAGAAGCCCTTTTCTGCGAGGTCGATGAAGTTCTTCACCGTCTTTGGTGCGTGATCACCAAACAGGTTGATCACAATGTCTCCATGGTTTGTGTGAATAGTCGCTACCGCGGTGTGAATAGTCATGACACAAGTCTACGGTGTAGCGTTGGGAGGCAAGTGGACGCGACCCGGACTACTTGAAGGAGAAAACACATGAAACTCTCTCGCAAACGCCGCCGCGAGCTTCGGCACCTGCGCTCCGAAGCGCAGGAGTTGCTCGACCAGCAGTTGCACGTGCTCGGCAACGCCAACACGGTGCTTAAGCAGGCTGGTAAGACGGCCAGAAATCTGAGCGATGAATACGTCGTTCCTCGAGTCGATGATGCTGTTGAGCGCGTGCGCCCGACAGTTGACCGCGGTGTTGCGTCAGCTCGGCGTGCGGGTGCTGCGGTTCGTCGTGTGACCACGCCACTCGTCGCAAGCGCGCTCGCAAATACGATTCGCGCGCTCGACGAACTCGATAGCCCACAGGCTTCAGCGCAAGTGCGCCACTTTGGCGAGCGCACCGGCGTGCTCAAGCCCGCAAAGAAGAAAAGTGGTGTCGGCGGCTTTATCGCGCTCGGTCTCGGCGTCGCAGCCGCGGTCGGCGTTGGTTACGCGCTCTGGCAAGCGTTCCGCACCGACGATGAATTGTGGATCGCGCCTGACGGCAACTAATACTCAGGCTAAGTGAGGCGGTGCAGCGGGTTCGCTGTGCCGCCTACTTGTTTGTGGTCGGCTTGTTGCGGGAGCGCGAACGGCCAGATCCACCTCTGCCCGAAGCAGCCTTCGCCGATCCACCGGGACCGCGCTTGGAAATACCCGCCATGCGCAGGCCCGTCTGCACGAGCGACAGTGTCTTAAGTGAGTGCACATCGCGCAGCGGAACCCAGCGCGCCTCATCTGAGGAGCCGCCAATTTCATGGCGGAGGGGACCGTCTTGCACACTAGCGCGATAGACGATGCGGATCGTGTGCAGCTCTGGTGTTTTGTCGTCGGGCACATCATCGCGGATCATTACGCGTGAATCGACGCCGAGAAGCCGACCAGTTCGCGCCGTAAGGCCGGTCTCTTCGAACACCTCGCGTACCACGGTCTCCCGCGGGTCCTCGCCGCTCTCGATACCACCGCCCGGCAGCGTCCATCCGTGTAGGTGACCGCGACGCCAGTGAGTAAGCAGGATCTTGCCGCGACGCTCAATTACAGCGTAGGCGGCGACTCGAAGATCCATACAGTGAGCCTACCGCTCGCTGCGAGCTGTCGCTTCCTTCCAACCGATCATCCAGCGCTCAAGTCGCTCGTAGGCCTGTTGTCGTGGCGATTCGGCAGATAAGAAAATGTCGTGAAGGGCTCCGTCGATCCGCTCAATCGTTACCGACTCACCGAGCCGCAGCGCAGCCTTCGCGACCTCATCGACATCGAGCACTGAATCTGCGCGAGTGAGTTCGTCGCTCCACTTCGTAGGAAATACGGAGCGCGCAGAAAGCATCACACAGATTGGAATCTCGAGGCCAAGACCGCGATGCACCAACTCGTGGCCCTCGAGCACGGCTGCGAGCCATCCGCTGTGAACCGTGCGCACCTGCTCAGGCCGCCAATCGAAGTTCACGGCCTCAAGTTCGCTACGTGGCCCGACCTCTGC contains:
- a CDS encoding rhomboid family intramembrane serine protease, producing MKQSAKAQGAAPTRFARSAKVQARKFAALDSPVTLGIIALNAVVFVLQLLSYHFASNGVTGALWYIPAYSLPGGVHEVDAGVLAGYPDGVLLRTTFEPWRMLTVMFTHSVTFIPHILFNMLALYIFGRHLESIMGKVRYLVLYVFAGIGGSLGVMLWGYAQPTGIFTPTVGASGAIFGVLAATVVAFRAMNTNVTSLLVLLAINFGIGFMPGANVSWQAHLGGMVIGALAMWIVVRTRGPRFKRRQLVGLIGLGIGLVLLACTYLVIPPL
- a CDS encoding peptidylprolyl isomerase translates to MTIHTAVATIHTNHGDIVINLFGDHAPKTVKNFIDLAEKGFYDGVIFHRIIPNFMIQGGDPTGTGTGGPGYNFDDEIHPELVFDKPYQLAMANAGKRPDMTGRLAGTNGSQFFITTIAPDWLNGKHTIFGEVADNESKTVVDAISAVQTGAMDRPVEDVVMSGVDIVAV
- a CDS encoding NUDIX hydrolase; translated protein: MDLRVAAYAVIERRGKILLTHWRRGHLHGWTLPGGGIESGEDPRETVVREVFEETGLTARTGRLLGVDSRVMIRDDVPDDKTPELHTIRIVYRASVQDGPLRHEIGGSSDEARWVPLRDVHSLKTLSLVQTGLRMAGISKRGPGGSAKAASGRGGSGRSRSRNKPTTNK
- a CDS encoding DNA/RNA helicase, which encodes MKLSRKRRRELRHLRSEAQELLDQQLHVLGNANTVLKQAGKTARNLSDEYVVPRVDDAVERVRPTVDRGVASARRAGAAVRRVTTPLVASALANTIRALDELDSPQASAQVRHFGERTGVLKPAKKKSGVGGFIALGLGVAAAVGVGYALWQAFRTDDELWIAPDGN